One Arcobacter sp. FWKO B genomic window, ATACAAATATCGAAAAACTTATTATCCAAAATAAAAATATGTTTTTAACAAAAGCTTTAGCAAATAAAAAAATTATTGAACACTTTGATAATATCAAGCTTAGATATCCAGTTGAGTTAAAATATATTGACCTAAATAAAGATGATTTTTTGATGGTTGATTTTATATATCATGAAATTCCAACAACTATAAAACAACTTGAAGATATATTAACAACTCTTTTGCCATCTAATGATATGTGCTTTAGTGTAAAAAAATTTATACTATTAAAGGACAAAATAACAGTTCAGATTTTGGTAAATATCCCTTATATTGATAAAACTCAGATAAGGAATAAGTAAATGAAAAGCTTTGATATAAAAAATCACCTTATGCCAAAACATATATTTTTATTACTTATGCCTTTTGTGATTTTACTTGGTTTGAATATGTACAAAACAGAGATAAAACTAGTGATAAAAAATTTATTTATTGACTCAGTTAGCTCAAATATACAAAGGCTATCTTTTTCATCGATAGATTATAAAAATTTAGAAAATATTATGGTAAAAAATGAAGAATTAAGAAAATTATCAAAACCATATAATACAAATACCATCAAAGATATTGCAAAATCATTGCCACTTGTAGAAATAAAACCTAATATTGTACCAATGAATTTGACAAATTATACTCAAGAAACACCAACACAAAGCGAACAAAAAACATACAAACTATCATCTATTATTATAGGTTCAAGTAAAATTGCTATTATAAATGATATAATAGTAAGAGAAAATGATATAGTTCATGACGCACAAGTACTTGAAATACATAAAGATAAGGTTTTGATCAAAACTTCACAGGGGGATAGATGGCTAGAAATATTCAGATAATTGTTTTATTTATAATACTTTTTTTGATACAGGGGTGTATGCCCAAAAATGATAGCTTTAAAAAAACAGATATCAAGCAAGAAGTAACAAATATAAATCAATTGTCTGAAAATGATTTTTTAGGTGTAAATAATTTTACAAGGTCAACTCCTCCACCTCCACTAATACTACCAAGTCCATACAAAAAACCTTCCCCTTTTGATGGTAAAACATTTAGTATATCTGCTGCAAATCAACCTATTACTAGGATATTGTATCTAATAGCACAAGATGCTGGAGTAAATCTTATATTAGATCAAGATATGGATGAAAACCAACTAATTACGCTAAATATTTCTAATGCCCCTTTACAAAAAGTACTTGATCATGTCATGAACTTATCTGGTTGTTATTATACAATAGATGGCAATATGTTGCATGTCAAAGCAACTATGACAAAAATATTTGAAGTTCCTTATATAAAAACTCTTTCATCATACCGTTCTAGTGTAGGTGGTGATGTAATAAGTGGAAATAGTGGCTCATCTGGTCTCCAAGGGCAATTTACACTTAACTTTAATAATTCTGAAGAGGTAAATGATTTTTATAAACAACTTGAAAATAATATTCAAACAAAACTTTCTGAAAATGGGAAATATATTATAAATAAATTTACAGGTATTATTTCAGTTACGGATAAAAAAACCAATGTTGATAATATTGAAGAAATCATAAATAATATCATAAGACTATCATCAAAAACCATAACTATAGAGGCAAAAATATTTGAAGTGATATTAAATGATTCACACCAATTAGGTATTAGCTGGAGTAATATTTGGCATAATATTGCTAAAGGTGGAACACTTAGTGTATCACAGCCTCTTGGACTTACTGGAACAGCAGCTTCACTTGAACTAAATAGAAACAACTTAAATGTACTACTTCAAGCTATAAATACATCTGGAAGTATAGAAACCCTTTCAAATCCAAGAATAAGTGTTTCAAATGGGCAAAGTGCTTTGATAAGTTCTGGTAAGATTGTCCCTTTTTGGGAAAAAGAGGTAACTTACTCAACTTCTACAACAACAAGTAATATACCAACTGTCACATATCAAAGAAGGGATGTACTTGATGGAATATCCCTTGGTGTGACTCCTGTTGTTTTAACTAATGGCAATATACTTCCTAAGTTCAAATCATAAATGCATATTTTCTTAAAGTGAAGGTTATAGGAGGGTTAACAAATATTTTGTTATCCTTTTTCACCACAAAATAGGAAAATATTTATGAAGAAATTCACACAGTTAACCCTAAAAGAAAGATACCAGATATATGCTTATATTAAGGTTGGATATACTCAAAAAGAAATTGCTGATTGTTTAGGTACTTCACAATCTACAATTAGCAGAGAACTAAAAAGAAATAGTTCTGAAGGCGACTACAAACCTGAAGTTGCAGAACAGTTGAGTTTTTATAGACACAAATATAAAACCAAACATTTAAAGCTTACTAGAAAAGTTATGAACTACATCAAAGATAAGCTTAAAGAGGATTGGTCTCCTGAACAAATATCTGGAGTTATGAGATTGAAGAAACTGCCTTGGGTATCCCATGAAACTATTTATCAGTATATTTACAAGAACAAATATCATGATGGGAAACTATATCTAAAACTTAGACATAAAAATAAAAAGTATCATAAAAGAGGAAATGAATATAACTCTAGAGGAGTTATTAAAAACAGAGTATCTATTGAACAAAGACCAAAAATTGTTGAACATAAAAAAAGAGTTGGTGACTTTGAGATAGATACAGTAATAGGTAAAAATCATATTGGTGCATTAGTTACTATTGTTGATAGAGCATCAAAGTTTACATTAATCAAAAAAGTTGATTCTAAAAAAGCAGATATTGTATCTCAAGCTTTAATAGATATGCTTTATCCAATAAGAGAACTTACGCATACCATTACATCAGATAATGGCAAAGAGTTTGCATATCATGAAAATGTATCAAAAGCATTAGATGCAAAGTTTTACTTTGCAAATCCATATCACTCTTGGGAGAGAGGATTAAATGAACATACAAATGGTCTAATACGACAATATTTACCCAAACAGACAGATTTCACTAAAGTTAAAAGAAAGGAAATTAGAGAAATCCAAAACAGATTAAATAATAGACCTAGAAAATCACTTGGATATAAAACTCCATCTGAGGTTTTTTATGCTAAAGTAGCAAAAGTTTTAACAGCTTAATTTGGTGAAAATATGCATTTATCTCTTGAATGGGCGCTTTTAAATATCGTACCAGTATCTACTACTATAGAATCTATGGTAAATTTTTCTGACGGTGGGCAACAAGTTGCAACTGCACCTATTATAAATATAAAAGAAGCTGGAACTGTAATTCAAGCTAGAGAAAGTGAACTAGTTGTAATTGGAGGGCTTATCAATGAAACATATAAAAAAGATGAAGACTCAGTACCTGGGATTTCTAATCTTCCTGTAGTTGGTGGATTGTTTAAGAAAAAAAGCAATTCAAAAGAAAAAAGAGAGTTAATAATTTTATTAAAACTAACAGTAGATAATTAACAATGAAAACAAAAATATTTATACTTTTTATTTTTTTTCACTTGCACCTATTTGCTAATAGTGAAGTATTTTATTCTATCCAACTATTTAGCTCAAATGACAAATCATTTGCAATAGAGTTTGCACAACAACTACCACAAAATATTCAAAAAGATACTTTAATAATCCCTTTTACAAAATCTGTTGCTGTTAGATACAAACAAGCTATAAGCTCTAGTGAGCTTGATGAAGCACTAAAAGAGATAAAATTACTTGGTTTTAAAGATGCTATTATTACACAAACTAGATATGAAAGGCTAAGTACTGTTATAGATTTTCAAATGCACTCTGATTCTGACATGTTAGAAGAACAAAATACTATCTTAAACGATGAAGATGAGATGGTACAAAATGCTATAGTAGTAACTCCTCCTCCACATGAAGAACCTATCTTAATAAGTGAAAATGAAAAAACAACTATTTTATTAAATGCTGATGAATATTTTAGTAAACATAACTATAGAAAAAGTCTTGAACTATATGAAAAAGCTTATTTTGGAGGTCATAACTCAAAAGATATTGAGGTAAACATAGGATATATCATAGGGCTTTTGCAAGATTCTCAAAAAGCTTCTGATTTTACTACTATTGTAAATGAAAGAGAGGCTTTTTTATATGCTGTAGGGATGGGCTTCTTAGAAGTAGATAGAGATGATTTGATAAAACATCTTATTAATCCTAGGCTTTTTTATGATGAAGATGGATATTTGCTATTGCTTTTGGCTATAGTATATGAAAAAGAACAAAATTATACTACATCAAAAGAGTTTTATAAGGATGCCTATACAAAAAATAGGTTTAATCCATATTTTGGCTATTTATATGCAAGAATACTTGATATTACTGGTGACAACTTACAAGCTTTAGATATATATAAAAGAACACAAAGAATAGCACAAAACGAACTGCAAGATTATATTACTACAAGAATCAAAGAATTAAGATGAAAAAAAGAGCTTTTACTGTTGTTGAATTAGCTGTTGTACTTATTATTATTGGGCTTTTAGTAGGTGGTGGTGTAGGAATTATGGGTGTACTTACCCAAAAAGCAAAACTATCAGAAACAAGACAAAGTATAGAAGCACTTGAGCAGTCAATCTTAGGCTATGTACAAAGAACAAAAAGGCTTCCTAATACTCTAAATACATTAGGTATAAAAACAACTGATGCTTACAATAAATCTATACAATACTTTACTATGGATGAAATTGATAATATTTGTGATCAAAAACCTGAAAACTATCTTCAAGTACAAGACAATACACTCTTGCCAAGTAACCTTAAAACTGACATTGCATTTATACTAATTGCTGATGGTGAAAATAGATGTAACCAAACAGGTGATAATATTGAAGAGACTTTTATAGTATCAAATCAATATGAGAGTATAAACTGCCTTGATGGTACAGCTGGACAATATGATGATATTGTAAGATATATGGATATTGATGGACTAAGAAAGCTTGTATGCAGTGCTTTTAATATATCTACTTATATACTTCCAACAGGTACGCAATGGGAGTATTATACAGCAAATTTAGGGGCTAGTGATGGTGTAGCACCTTATGTTTGGAGCCTTGATGGTGGTAGTTCACTCCCTATGGGACTAAGTATTACAGGCTCAAACATCTCTGGGACTCCTGAAGTACATGGAAGCTATAACTTTACAGTAGTAGCAACCGATGCTGAGGGAAAAGTAGCTAAGAAAAATCTAAATATTACACTTAGTTCAAATTTACCAAGAATTGTGACAGATTATCTTGCATTTGGAATAAAAAATGTTAATTATCCAAATACTGCACTAAGTGCTGATGGTGGAAAGCCAGGTGGTTATACTTGGAATTTAGTAAGTGGTGCGTTGCCTCCTGGTTTGCTTTTGCTTGATCAGTGGATATATGGGCAACCAACGACAGAAGGGACTTACTCTTTTACAGTCTCTGTTACAGATACAGCAATGCAAACAACAACAAAAACTTTATCAATCGCAATAAATCCTCAAAGTACTGGAGGAGGTGGAGGAGAAGATCCACCACCTCCTCCACCTCCACCTGGGGTTTGTGTACCAGGAAAAGAAATATTTACTTATACTGGCACTATGCAGTATTTTACAGTACCTGAGTATTGTACAAAACTTACATTTAAAGTATGGGGTGCTGGTGGTGGCGGCGGAACTAGCAGTACTGGTGGTGCAGGTGGATATGCAAATGGCGAGCTTAATAGTGTAGAAGGTGGCTGGATTTATAATGTACTTGTTGGCGGTGGTGGTGTTGGTGTTGGTATGGCTACTGGAGGATACGGTGGCGGTGGAAACGGTGGTGTTACTGGTGGACAAAAAGGAGCTGGGGCTGGTGGAAGAAGTGAAGTAAGTGGCTCTTCTTCTGTTATTATTACTGCTGGTGGTGGCGGTGGCGGTGGAGTAAGCAACGCTGGTGGTGGTGGCGGTGGAAACACTGGATATAATGGCTTAGGCACCAACTCAGGACAAGGTGGTACACAAATAGCTGCTGGTGCTGGGTATGATGGAGGAAGTGGAAGCAATGGTGGAAATGCAACCGTAAGCACAAACAACCAAAATGGTGGTGGTGGCGGTGGCGGCTACTTTGGTGGTGGAGCTGGAAGAGGAACTACTGATAGAGCTGGCGGTGGAGGCGGAAGCGGATATATAGGTGGTGTTGCAAATGGTATAAATCAAGCTTCTACCACACAAACTCCACCTAACAACGCTGATACAGACTATATACTTGGTATTGGAGTTGGTGCAAATAGTGCTGGAGTTGGAGGGAATGGACTAGTAGTTATTTACTACGAATAACTACCCAACTTGCCCTATAAGATCATAGATAGGTCCAAGAAGAGCTAACATAA contains:
- a CDS encoding IS30 family transposase is translated as MKKFTQLTLKERYQIYAYIKVGYTQKEIADCLGTSQSTISRELKRNSSEGDYKPEVAEQLSFYRHKYKTKHLKLTRKVMNYIKDKLKEDWSPEQISGVMRLKKLPWVSHETIYQYIYKNKYHDGKLYLKLRHKNKKYHKRGNEYNSRGVIKNRVSIEQRPKIVEHKKRVGDFEIDTVIGKNHIGALVTIVDRASKFTLIKKVDSKKADIVSQALIDMLYPIRELTHTITSDNGKEFAYHENVSKALDAKFYFANPYHSWERGLNEHTNGLIRQYLPKQTDFTKVKRKEIREIQNRLNNRPRKSLGYKTPSEVFYAKVAKVLTA
- a CDS encoding Ig domain-containing protein; this translates as MKKRAFTVVELAVVLIIIGLLVGGGVGIMGVLTQKAKLSETRQSIEALEQSILGYVQRTKRLPNTLNTLGIKTTDAYNKSIQYFTMDEIDNICDQKPENYLQVQDNTLLPSNLKTDIAFILIADGENRCNQTGDNIEETFIVSNQYESINCLDGTAGQYDDIVRYMDIDGLRKLVCSAFNISTYILPTGTQWEYYTANLGASDGVAPYVWSLDGGSSLPMGLSITGSNISGTPEVHGSYNFTVVATDAEGKVAKKNLNITLSSNLPRIVTDYLAFGIKNVNYPNTALSADGGKPGGYTWNLVSGALPPGLLLLDQWIYGQPTTEGTYSFTVSVTDTAMQTTTKTLSIAINPQSTGGGGGEDPPPPPPPPGVCVPGKEIFTYTGTMQYFTVPEYCTKLTFKVWGAGGGGGTSSTGGAGGYANGELNSVEGGWIYNVLVGGGGVGVGMATGGYGGGGNGGVTGGQKGAGAGGRSEVSGSSSVIITAGGGGGGGVSNAGGGGGGNTGYNGLGTNSGQGGTQIAAGAGYDGGSGSNGGNATVSTNNQNGGGGGGGYFGGGAGRGTTDRAGGGGGSGYIGGVANGINQASTTQTPPNNADTDYILGIGVGANSAGVGGNGLVVIYYE